In the Helicobacter typhlonius genome, one interval contains:
- the cybH gene encoding Ni/Fe-hydrogenase, b-type cytochrome subunit — MNKIDMFKKELHMHEEFSGITRLFHWLRALCIFALIATGFYIASPFLISQPEMTQATLQGVINGEVVLTQDMGVVGTSYLQAYIRNVHLVMGFVLIAISCFRLYLFFFDKKSLPERISFTQVKDAKVWVAQIRAYLFLGAHPHINGAYNPIQFVTYFFLAILVLLMSLTGIVLYYNVYGDGLGAILAFCFKWVEALCGGLANVRSIHHLSTWAFMIFIPVHIYMAVWNSVKYPNGGVDAMVSGMRYTEDVKI, encoded by the coding sequence ATGAACAAGATTGATATGTTTAAAAAAGAACTCCATATGCACGAGGAGTTTTCGGGGATTACTCGCCTGTTTCATTGGCTAAGGGCATTGTGTATTTTTGCGCTTATCGCCACAGGATTTTATATCGCCTCGCCATTTCTCATCTCTCAGCCAGAGATGACTCAAGCCACTTTGCAGGGCGTCATCAATGGAGAGGTTGTGCTTACGCAGGATATGGGTGTGGTAGGCACATCATATTTGCAAGCCTATATTCGCAATGTGCATTTGGTTATGGGCTTCGTGCTTATCGCCATTTCTTGCTTTAGGCTTTATCTCTTTTTCTTTGATAAAAAATCTTTGCCAGAGAGAATCTCATTCACTCAAGTCAAAGACGCGAAAGTATGGGTTGCACAGATTAGAGCCTATCTTTTCCTAGGCGCTCACCCACATATCAATGGCGCGTATAATCCAATACAATTTGTAACATACTTTTTCCTTGCTATACTCGTGCTTTTAATGTCCCTTACCGGTATAGTGCTTTACTACAATGTCTATGGAGATGGACTTGGCGCGATTTTGGCATTTTGCTTTAAGTGGGTGGAGGCGCTCTGCGGAGGTTTAGCAAATGTGCGAAGCATACATCATCTTTCAACTTGGGCTTTTATGATTTTTATCCCAGTGCATATCTATATGGCAGTGTGGAATTCTGTCAAATATCCAAATGGCGGCGTAGATGCGATGGTGAGTGGTATGCGTTATACTGAAGATGTAAAAATCTAA
- the trxA gene encoding thioredoxin, whose amino-acid sequence MGKYIELSNDNFDAEVMGSGVALVDFWAPWCNPCKMLSPVIDKLAESYEGKAKICKVNVDNESELSKRFGIRNIPTILFFKDGEIKEQVTGAKSEDDIRAKLDTLL is encoded by the coding sequence ATGGGTAAGTATATAGAATTGAGTAATGATAACTTTGACGCAGAGGTTATGGGTAGTGGCGTTGCGCTAGTGGATTTTTGGGCACCTTGGTGCAATCCTTGCAAAATGCTTTCACCTGTGATTGACAAACTTGCCGAATCTTATGAGGGAAAAGCAAAAATCTGCAAAGTGAATGTGGATAACGAATCTGAGCTTTCAAAGAGATTTGGTATTAGAAATATCCCTACAATCCTCTTTTTTAAAGATGGAGAGATTAAAGAGCAAGTAACGGGTGCAAAATCAGAAGATGATATACGCGCGAAACTCGACACACTCCTCTAA
- a CDS encoding HyaD/HybD family hydrogenase maturation endopeptidase has product MKILVLGIGNILFGDEGIGVHLSNFLKLNYRFSGENEVDFVDGGTLATMLIPLITSYDKVLILDCVSANNANVGEVYYFDFDNVPQIITWAGSAHEVEMLQTLRLTAINGDLPPVKIIGIIPEVIGEETAFTLSDSVKEGAKLMEKLALEFLEQNGIHAEKIDNKDLQEVANGSFRGYE; this is encoded by the coding sequence ATGAAAATCCTCGTGCTGGGCATTGGCAATATCCTCTTTGGCGATGAGGGTATTGGGGTTCATTTAAGCAATTTTTTGAAGCTCAACTACCGCTTCAGTGGCGAAAATGAAGTGGATTTTGTCGATGGCGGCACACTCGCCACAATGCTTATCCCTCTCATCACTTCTTATGATAAAGTGCTTATACTTGACTGCGTGAGTGCGAATAATGCTAATGTGGGCGAGGTATATTATTTTGACTTCGACAATGTCCCTCAAATTATTACTTGGGCAGGAAGTGCGCACGAAGTAGAAATGCTCCAAACCTTGCGCCTCACAGCTATTAATGGCGATTTACCACCAGTAAAAATTATTGGCATTATCCCCGAGGTTATCGGTGAGGAGACAGCATTCACTCTTTCAGATTCTGTAAAAGAGGGTGCGAAGCTTATGGAGAAACTCGCCCTAGAATTCCTAGAACAAAATGGAATCCACGCGGAAAAAATCGACAATAAAGACTTACAAGAGGTGGCTAATGGCTCATTTCGAGGTTATGAATGA
- a CDS encoding nickel-dependent hydrogenase large subunit, with amino-acid sequence MTKRIIVDPITRIEGHLRIEVIVDDNNVITDAFSTSTLWRGIETIVKNRDPRDAGFIVQRICGVCTFSHYKAGITAVENALGIKPPLNAILTRTLMNISLFLHDHAVHFYTLHGLDWCDITSALSADCEKAAKLAFKYTNNPLYTGENDLKAVQERVSAFVKQGALGPFANAYWGHKTYRFTPEQNLIVLSHYLKLLEIQRIVAQMMAIFGAKNPHPQSLTVGGVTSVMDILDPSRLGEWLCKYKEVVKFINRAYWADVIMAAEMYKTEDSVLKGCGVKNFISFQEMQVGEDEWLFSSGIVKGGDLSKVYPIDESKITEEATHSWYKDSEPLHPYDGKTNPKYTGFRDAQTIGADGKLVDSKIIDENGKYSWIKSPRYEGEPMEVGPLASVVVGYASGNPAIVKVVDEFLSVTGLPVEAIFSTLGRTAARAIECKVVADNGIKAFEALTANIAKGDTSTCAPYVIDKKKEYKGRYIGNVPRGMLSHWVRIKNGVIENYQAVVPSTWNAGPMDSKGQKGPYEMSLIGTQVKDITQPLEIIRHIHSFDPCIACAVHVMDTKGNELSQYKVEPSFARLR; translated from the coding sequence ATGACAAAGCGTATAATAGTAGATCCAATTACAAGAATCGAAGGACATTTGCGTATTGAAGTGATTGTTGATGATAATAATGTTATTACTGATGCGTTTTCTACCTCAACGCTATGGCGCGGTATAGAAACTATTGTAAAAAATCGCGACCCACGTGATGCTGGATTCATAGTGCAAAGAATCTGCGGGGTATGCACATTCTCTCACTACAAGGCTGGTATTACCGCGGTGGAAAACGCGCTCGGTATCAAGCCTCCGCTTAATGCGATTTTGACGCGCACACTGATGAATATCTCACTTTTCTTGCACGACCATGCAGTGCATTTCTACACATTGCACGGGCTTGATTGGTGCGATATTACTTCGGCACTTAGTGCAGACTGTGAAAAGGCTGCAAAACTTGCGTTCAAATACACCAACAATCCTCTTTATACAGGCGAAAATGACCTTAAAGCCGTGCAAGAAAGAGTATCAGCATTTGTAAAACAAGGTGCATTAGGACCATTTGCGAACGCGTATTGGGGGCACAAAACTTATAGATTCACACCAGAACAGAATCTTATCGTTCTCTCACACTATCTCAAACTCCTTGAGATACAACGTATAGTGGCACAAATGATGGCTATTTTTGGCGCAAAAAATCCACATCCGCAAAGCTTAACTGTTGGCGGAGTAACTTCTGTTATGGATATTTTAGACCCTAGCCGACTTGGCGAGTGGCTCTGCAAGTATAAAGAAGTGGTAAAGTTTATCAATCGTGCATATTGGGCAGATGTGATTATGGCGGCGGAAATGTATAAAACCGAAGATTCGGTATTGAAGGGCTGTGGCGTGAAAAACTTCATTAGCTTTCAAGAAATGCAAGTTGGCGAGGACGAGTGGCTCTTTAGTAGCGGCATTGTTAAAGGTGGTGATTTGAGCAAAGTCTATCCTATTGATGAGAGCAAAATCACAGAGGAAGCCACACACTCGTGGTATAAGGATAGTGAGCCTCTCCACCCATACGATGGCAAGACAAATCCAAAATATACAGGCTTTAGAGACGCACAAACAATCGGTGCTGATGGAAAGCTTGTAGATTCTAAGATTATTGATGAAAATGGCAAATACTCTTGGATAAAATCGCCACGATACGAGGGTGAGCCTATGGAGGTTGGACCTCTTGCGAGTGTGGTGGTGGGATACGCGAGCGGAAATCCTGCGATTGTTAAAGTTGTAGATGAGTTTTTGAGCGTTACAGGACTACCGGTAGAGGCTATTTTTAGCACACTTGGTAGAACCGCGGCGCGCGCAATAGAATGTAAAGTCGTGGCTGATAATGGTATCAAAGCGTTTGAAGCACTTACTGCAAATATCGCAAAGGGTGATACAAGCACTTGTGCGCCTTATGTTATTGATAAGAAAAAAGAATACAAAGGGCGATACATCGGCAATGTGCCTCGAGGAATGTTAAGCCACTGGGTGCGTATCAAAAATGGTGTGATTGAAAATTATCAAGCAGTCGTGCCTTCTACTTGGAATGCTGGACCTATGGATTCTAAAGGACAAAAAGGACCTTATGAAATGAGTCTTATCGGTACACAGGTAAAGGATATCACGCAGCCGCTAGAAATTATCCGCCACATACATTCATTTGACCCTTGTATTGCGTGTGCAGTGCATGTTATGGATACAAAAGGTAATGAATTAAGTCAATACAAAGTAGAACCCTCATTTGCAAGACTTCGCTAA
- a CDS encoding SIMPL domain-containing protein (The SIMPL domain is named for its presence in mouse protein SIMPL (signalling molecule that associates with mouse pelle-like kinase). Bacterial member BP26, from Brucella, was shown to assemble into a channel-like structure, while YggE from E. coli has been associated with resistance to oxidative stress.) yields the protein MKYIVALLAGFMAFMMSACSDEPLALNTNECPQDALCLNKSISVSQNIMPNAYKASIRITESDTLRKGGEIESNVKKDIANTLNDIIGLSKKQDLCEGGNHELRPNIQYKDGAARDTVGYTLNFNLECDVPSKKKKEYDSLIAEIDKKINKNKYLSFLAPNVNIIATSESLQEAQDKAFESALQIAKEKEKDYSKITNTKCVLAGADSTNTHIIQPKIMRAEASNMSAYADTSWELPIPKEQEITARIQVKYICR from the coding sequence ATGAAATACATCGTAGCATTGTTAGCAGGTTTTATGGCTTTTATGATGAGTGCGTGCAGTGATGAACCACTTGCGCTAAACACAAATGAATGTCCACAAGATGCGCTTTGCCTCAACAAAAGCATATCGGTTTCACAAAATATTATGCCTAATGCCTACAAGGCGAGTATCCGCATTACAGAAAGCGATACATTGCGAAAGGGTGGCGAGATAGAATCAAATGTAAAAAAAGACATTGCCAATACTCTGAATGACATCATTGGTTTAAGCAAAAAACAAGATTTATGCGAGGGTGGCAACCACGAATTGCGTCCAAATATCCAATACAAAGACGGCGCTGCAAGGGACACCGTGGGCTATACACTTAATTTCAACCTTGAATGCGATGTGCCAAGCAAAAAGAAAAAAGAATACGATAGCCTTATCGCAGAGATTGATAAGAAAATCAACAAAAACAAATATTTAAGCTTCCTTGCACCAAATGTAAATATCATCGCCACTTCTGAATCTTTACAAGAAGCACAAGATAAGGCATTTGAAAGTGCATTGCAAATCGCAAAAGAGAAAGAAAAAGATTACTCTAAAATCACTAACACAAAATGCGTTCTTGCTGGGGCAGATTCTACAAATACCCACATCATACAGCCAAAAATAATGAGAGCAGAGGCAAGTAATATGAGCGCATATGCGGATACGAGCTGGGAGCTTCCTATACCAAAAGAGCAAGAGATTACAGCTAGAATTCAAGTGAAATACATTTGCAGATAG
- a CDS encoding trans-sulfuration enzyme family protein, producing the protein MKSSFDTLLIHGGATTDPRTGAVNTPIYQTSTYAQSALGVNLGYEYSRTKNPTRDGIESLIAECENGKFGFAFASGMAAIGTILSLFSSGDCIIISHNIYGGTFRILDKVFTHFNINYKIIDTRDLDALRAAITQEVKAVLIESPANPLLNVTPLAQVANLCKEKGILSIVDNTFMTPYLQKPLELGIDIVVHSATKYLGGHSDLIAGLVVVNDEELAQRIGFLQNSIGGVLAPFDSFLLIRGIKTLGLRMQRHCENALFLANALSEHSAVKKVYYPGLQDDEGYEIQNSQARGAGGMISFELKENYDYRIFFKSTRIIALAESLGGVESLLCHPASMTHASIPKDIRENLGISEQLIRLSVGIEYAQDLLDDIKQAIKLSKQ; encoded by the coding sequence ATGAAAAGCAGTTTTGATACATTACTTATACACGGCGGGGCGACCACAGACCCACGCACAGGCGCAGTAAATACACCAATATACCAAACTTCCACATACGCTCAAAGTGCGCTAGGAGTGAATCTAGGCTATGAATACTCACGCACGAAAAACCCCACGCGTGATGGGATTGAAAGCCTCATAGCAGAATGTGAAAACGGCAAGTTTGGCTTTGCATTTGCTTCAGGTATGGCAGCTATTGGGACGATTCTAAGCCTTTTTTCAAGCGGAGATTGTATTATCATCTCGCATAATATTTATGGTGGCACTTTTAGAATCTTAGACAAAGTCTTTACACATTTTAACATCAACTACAAAATCATAGACACAAGGGATTTAGACGCATTAAGGGCGGCTATCACACAAGAAGTCAAAGCCGTGCTTATAGAAAGCCCTGCAAATCCTCTACTTAATGTTACGCCATTGGCACAAGTGGCAAACCTATGTAAAGAAAAGGGCATACTTAGCATAGTGGATAATACCTTTATGACACCATATCTACAAAAGCCTTTAGAGCTTGGCATTGATATTGTGGTGCATTCAGCGACAAAGTATCTAGGCGGACATAGCGACCTTATCGCTGGACTTGTGGTGGTAAATGATGAGGAGTTAGCCCAAAGAATTGGATTTTTGCAAAATAGCATTGGCGGTGTGTTAGCACCATTTGATAGCTTTTTGCTTATACGCGGTATAAAAACATTAGGCTTAAGAATGCAACGTCATTGCGAAAATGCGCTATTCTTAGCAAATGCCCTAAGTGAGCATAGTGCTGTGAAAAAAGTATATTATCCCGGACTACAAGATGATGAAGGCTATGAGATTCAAAACTCACAAGCGCGTGGTGCTGGAGGAATGATAAGCTTTGAGCTCAAGGAAAATTATGATTATAGAATCTTCTTTAAATCAACGCGTATTATCGCATTAGCCGAAAGTCTAGGCGGTGTAGAATCGCTCCTCTGCCACCCCGCTTCAATGACACACGCTTCAATCCCAAAAGATATACGCGAAAATCTCGGCATAAGCGAACAACTCATACGATTATCAGTAGGTATAGAATATGCACAAGACTTACTCGATGATATTAAGCAAGCTATTAAACTCTCTAAGCAATGA
- a CDS encoding hydrogenase small subunit — protein sequence MKTQDAHKELFGKASQRLEELSKLPAHNAERDLLTELESKGFSRRDFIKWSGMMTAALALPASFAPLTAKAAELANRLPVVWLHMAECTGCSESLLRSDAPSIDSLIFDYISLEYHETVMAASGWQAEANLENAIHKYAGNYLLMVEGGIPKGSSEFYLTIGAHGRTGAEEARIAAKNAKAIFAIGTCSSFGGVQAAYPNPTNACPLSEITNRKVINVPGCPPSEKNIVGNVLHFILFGELPTLDAYNRPTWAYGLRIHDLCERRGRFDAGQFVEHFGDKNAEKGYCLYKVGCKGPYTFNNCSKLRFNQHTSWPVGAGHGCIGCSEPKFWDTMNPFEEPISNHLYATNFDGMGADKTADVIGSVILGAAAIGIAAHAVISSTQKAK from the coding sequence ATGAAAACACAAGATGCACATAAAGAGTTGTTTGGTAAAGCCTCTCAAAGACTTGAGGAACTCTCAAAACTTCCGGCACATAATGCGGAGAGGGATTTACTGACAGAGTTAGAATCTAAAGGATTCTCTCGCCGAGATTTTATTAAATGGTCTGGTATGATGACTGCCGCACTTGCACTTCCCGCAAGTTTTGCTCCACTAACTGCAAAAGCCGCAGAGCTTGCGAACCGACTCCCTGTCGTATGGCTTCATATGGCGGAATGCACTGGTTGTAGCGAGAGCTTACTACGAAGTGATGCACCTAGCATAGATTCTCTTATCTTTGACTATATTAGCCTAGAGTATCACGAAACCGTTATGGCAGCCTCTGGTTGGCAAGCTGAAGCAAACTTAGAAAATGCTATTCATAAATATGCAGGTAACTATTTGCTTATGGTAGAGGGTGGTATTCCTAAAGGTAGCAGCGAATTTTATCTCACTATCGGCGCACACGGGCGCACAGGCGCGGAAGAAGCAAGAATAGCAGCAAAAAATGCAAAAGCTATCTTTGCCATTGGCACCTGCTCTAGCTTTGGTGGTGTGCAAGCAGCTTATCCAAATCCAACAAACGCGTGTCCTCTTAGTGAAATTACAAATCGCAAAGTGATTAATGTACCCGGCTGTCCGCCAAGCGAGAAAAACATCGTGGGTAATGTATTGCATTTTATTTTGTTTGGCGAATTACCTACACTTGATGCTTACAATCGCCCTACTTGGGCTTATGGCTTAAGAATCCACGATTTGTGTGAGCGCAGAGGGCGGTTTGATGCAGGACAATTCGTAGAACATTTTGGCGATAAAAATGCTGAAAAAGGCTACTGCCTCTATAAAGTGGGCTGCAAAGGACCTTATACTTTCAATAACTGCTCAAAACTTAGATTCAATCAACATACAAGTTGGCCTGTGGGCGCAGGGCACGGCTGTATAGGCTGCAGTGAGCCAAAATTTTGGGATACAATGAATCCATTTGAAGAACCAATTAGCAATCATCTCTATGCTACAAACTTTGACGGAATGGGGGCTGACAAAACTGCTGATGTCATCGGCTCTGTTATATTAGGGGCTGCAGCAATCGGTATTGCCGCACACGCAGTAATAAGTTCAACACAAAAAGCAAAATAA
- a CDS encoding HesA/MoeB/ThiF family protein yields MYNFTDEQLHRYSRHFRLRECGFKGQGKILESNVLIVGAGGLGSPVALYLAAAGVGHIGIIDEDNVDLSNLQRQIIHTTAEVGTPKIESAKAKILALNPHIQITTYSAMLNASNALSILGAYDVIVDGSDNFATKFLINDACVLLDKPYCYGGILRFSGQNMSIKPRQSACYTCVFDSPPSEGSVPNCASAGVFGSVAGIVGSIQATEVLKIITGIGEPLYNQLLSFDALTMNFRKIKLKRNENCRVCGSNGITQLKDYESNQCELK; encoded by the coding sequence ATGTATAACTTTACAGACGAGCAGTTACATAGATACTCGCGACATTTTCGCTTGAGGGAGTGTGGATTCAAAGGTCAGGGAAAGATTTTAGAATCTAATGTGCTTATCGTGGGTGCTGGAGGGCTAGGCTCTCCTGTGGCACTCTATCTCGCTGCTGCTGGTGTGGGGCATATAGGCATTATCGATGAAGACAATGTTGATTTAAGCAATTTGCAAAGGCAGATTATCCACACTACTGCGGAGGTAGGCACTCCAAAAATAGAATCTGCTAAGGCAAAGATTCTCGCACTTAATCCGCATATCCAAATCACAACCTACTCCGCTATGCTAAATGCGAGTAATGCGCTAAGTATCTTGGGTGCTTATGATGTGATTGTCGATGGAAGCGATAATTTTGCAACAAAGTTTCTTATCAATGATGCGTGTGTGCTACTTGATAAGCCTTATTGCTATGGTGGAATTTTGCGCTTTAGTGGGCAAAATATGAGTATCAAGCCAAGACAAAGCGCGTGCTATACTTGTGTTTTTGATAGCCCACCGAGCGAAGGAAGTGTGCCAAATTGTGCAAGTGCTGGGGTTTTTGGCAGTGTTGCTGGAATCGTAGGAAGTATTCAAGCCACAGAAGTGCTAAAAATCATTACAGGTATTGGCGAACCGCTCTATAATCAGCTCCTTAGCTTTGACGCACTCACAATGAATTTCCGCAAAATCAAGCTAAAGCGCAATGAAAACTGCCGTGTATGTGGCTCAAATGGCATTACACAACTTAAGGATTATGAAAGCAATCAATGCGAATTAAAATAA
- a CDS encoding phosphoethanolamine transferase — protein sequence MRFRPIVTIFKKLFSSHINYHWVTLCGAIFLAFYLNDTFNATFDRLATQAGFIYLLYCGKIVHIFFLMLGLEILCLRFSIKFVLGFILLLSSVCGFYMDSLGVVIDEDIIQSVIETHTDEAMDMISVGLVSYVLFFGVLPCLLLALLRFKKQRFIESFAQKSIILITLGVLIALSYVACGKDIVFVFKKQKSLASMPNPIAPIRSTILYIQNQVEQDFTPIFVAQDAHLKADLPPQIVLFFIGESTRSANFSLNGYKKLTNPYTSALKVISFSDFYSCGVITAISVPCMLTHYTHKTYTHRNLSLYTNNILDIAKDVGYDVWYLGNNGGKCVGGCDRNIEHSILYPSDSLDGAMLPDVKRIIEKAQKTKQNTFIIAHGYGSHGASYALRYPPDFEHFNPVCKQKELSKCSYEEIVNTYDNSILYNDWVLSQMIQMLNNTNMRTMLWYVSDHGESLGELGQYMHGGLGYTLAPEYQKHIPSIMWFNNQWGDVPTSALNKKDTQLNHDYIFHTLLHLLGIETKDYDKNLDILHRN from the coding sequence ATGAGATTTCGCCCTATAGTTACAATTTTTAAAAAACTTTTTTCTTCTCATATAAACTACCATTGGGTAACGCTATGTGGTGCAATCTTTCTTGCATTTTACCTCAATGATACTTTTAATGCTACATTTGATAGACTAGCCACACAGGCTGGTTTTATTTATCTGCTCTATTGCGGAAAAATCGTGCATATATTTTTCTTAATGCTCGGGCTTGAGATTCTATGTCTGCGCTTTAGTATCAAGTTTGTGCTGGGCTTTATTTTGTTACTTAGTAGCGTGTGCGGATTCTATATGGATTCACTTGGCGTAGTAATTGATGAGGATATTATACAAAGCGTAATAGAGACACACACGGACGAGGCTATGGATATGATAAGTGTCGGGCTTGTATCGTATGTGCTATTTTTTGGTGTGCTACCTTGTTTGCTTCTCGCACTCCTTAGATTCAAAAAACAAAGATTTATAGAATCTTTTGCGCAAAAGAGCATAATACTCATAACCCTAGGTGTGCTTATAGCACTAAGCTATGTCGCCTGTGGGAAGGATATTGTATTTGTTTTCAAAAAACAAAAAAGTCTCGCAAGTATGCCAAATCCAATAGCACCAATTCGCTCCACTATCCTTTACATTCAAAACCAAGTAGAGCAGGATTTCACACCTATCTTTGTAGCTCAAGACGCACATTTAAAAGCAGATTTACCGCCCCAAATCGTGCTTTTTTTTATCGGTGAAAGCACAAGAAGTGCAAATTTTTCACTCAATGGTTACAAAAAGCTTACAAATCCCTACACAAGCGCACTTAAAGTGATAAGCTTTAGTGATTTTTACTCCTGTGGCGTTATTACCGCTATTTCTGTGCCTTGTATGCTCACACATTACACACATAAAACCTATACACACCGCAATCTATCACTCTACACAAACAATATACTCGACATAGCCAAAGATGTGGGCTATGATGTGTGGTATCTAGGCAATAATGGTGGCAAATGTGTGGGAGGTTGCGACAGAAATATTGAGCATAGCATTTTATATCCTAGCGATAGCCTTGATGGCGCAATGCTCCCTGATGTCAAGCGTATTATAGAAAAAGCACAAAAAACAAAGCAAAATACTTTTATTATCGCGCACGGCTATGGGAGTCACGGGGCTTCTTATGCGCTTCGCTATCCTCCAGATTTTGAGCATTTTAATCCAGTGTGTAAGCAAAAAGAACTTTCAAAATGTAGTTATGAAGAGATTGTCAATACTTATGACAATTCGATTCTCTACAATGATTGGGTATTGTCGCAGATGATACAAATGCTAAATAATACAAATATGCGCACAATGCTATGGTATGTGAGCGACCACGGAGAAAGCCTAGGAGAATTAGGGCAATATATGCACGGAGGGTTAGGCTATACCCTCGCCCCGGAGTATCAAAAACATATCCCCTCAATTATGTGGTTTAACAATCAATGGGGCGATGTGCCTACTTCTGCGCTAAACAAAAAAGATACCCAACTCAATCACGACTATATATTTCATACTTTGCTTCATTTGCTAGGGATAGAGACAAAAGACTATGATAAGAATCTTGATATTTTGCACCGCAATTAA
- a CDS encoding DNA recombination protein RmuC: MAESTLIAVFCGIAGLVCGAFGAWIWHKKALKTLESAHNEKIQNQILENQSLSVALAESKGIITSLESAFTQRFADLEKGFETRLAEQKVHSQDMLHRLQEQYTLTQEEIQKNEERSKQELSNAFKALGAEILSQNTQNFKQEQSLSLQPLKDEIMRFTKQLNDNHTSALTQHTALQTQIEQLSKLNMQLSTDAHNLTNALKGENKTQGNWGEVILQRVFENSGLQEGREYELQVDMRDNNNDKLRPDAIVKLPKSGDEQRCVVVDAKTSLIAYERLCNAQDKQERVLAQKDLADSIKSHFKGLSSKNYQQYTQGQKLDFVLMFIPIEGAFLEAMQYNPMLYDEAYQKGVVLVSPTTIMAVLKIICNLWEIEHRNKYADAIFDEIKTLFDRIEKFYNELERLGGNIDTMKKTYDGVMTKYNGKQGIAKPSKNIRNLLRGAETRNLADSINTNYALGNDNEV, from the coding sequence ATGGCTGAATCTACGCTTATCGCCGTGTTTTGTGGAATTGCGGGGCTAGTGTGTGGCGCATTTGGTGCGTGGATATGGCACAAAAAGGCATTGAAAACCTTGGAATCCGCACATAATGAAAAAATACAAAATCAAATACTTGAAAACCAAAGCCTATCGGTTGCCCTTGCTGAATCTAAGGGCATTATCACCTCTCTGGAATCTGCCTTTACGCAAAGATTCGCAGATTTAGAAAAGGGCTTTGAAACTCGTCTAGCAGAACAAAAGGTGCATTCGCAGGATATGCTACACAGACTACAAGAGCAATATACACTCACACAAGAAGAAATACAAAAAAATGAGGAAAGGAGTAAGCAGGAGCTAAGTAATGCTTTTAAGGCTTTGGGCGCGGAGATTCTTAGTCAAAATACACAAAACTTTAAGCAGGAGCAAAGCCTCTCTTTACAGCCGCTTAAAGATGAGATTATGCGATTTACAAAACAGCTCAATGATAACCATACCTCTGCACTCACACAACATACTGCCTTGCAAACACAAATCGAGCAACTAAGCAAACTCAATATGCAACTTTCCACTGACGCACATAATCTCACAAATGCCCTCAAAGGCGAGAACAAGACACAGGGAAATTGGGGAGAGGTGATTTTACAAAGGGTATTTGAAAATAGCGGATTGCAAGAGGGTCGCGAGTATGAACTGCAAGTGGATATGCGTGATAACAATAATGACAAGCTCCGCCCTGATGCGATTGTGAAATTACCCAAAAGTGGCGATGAGCAGCGATGTGTGGTAGTCGATGCCAAAACTTCACTAATTGCATATGAGAGGCTGTGTAACGCGCAAGATAAGCAGGAAAGAGTCTTGGCACAAAAAGATTTGGCAGATTCTATAAAATCCCATTTCAAAGGCTTAAGCTCCAAAAATTATCAACAATACACACAAGGACAAAAACTTGATTTTGTGCTAATGTTTATCCCTATTGAGGGAGCGTTTTTAGAGGCTATGCAATATAATCCTATGCTTTATGATGAGGCATATCAAAAAGGTGTGGTGCTTGTCTCACCCACGACTATTATGGCGGTGCTAAAGATTATCTGCAATCTATGGGAGATTGAGCATCGCAATAAGTATGCCGATGCAATATTTGACGAGATTAAAACACTTTTTGACCGCATTGAAAAGTTTTACAATGAGCTAGAAAGGCTTGGGGGCAATATTGATACGATGAAAAAAACTTATGATGGTGTGATGACTAAATATAATGGAAAACAAGGTATCGCTAAGCCAAGCAAAAATATTCGCAATCTGCTTAGGGGCGCGGAGACACGGAATCTTGCAGATTCCATAAATACAAATTATGCGCTCGGTAATGACAATGAAGTTTAA